From the Priestia aryabhattai genome, one window contains:
- a CDS encoding DUF4365 domain-containing protein, whose protein sequence is MVTTKTKKKIAAKDPETDTTIVEQLAYYRILAPLEVRSLLSHLNSNEKKPIALDFKKLKNEDLEPLCHTYIEEVDKQQKRFIEVSEKKGSTPYKVDFVGMQKEDFNLFEGMIHVYGIPDDGIRLPVEEAKSDELKIKKNEVVYMNSESTLVTYQIIETEKGFKVVIEDTLTLAFDRRKKSGLFHLERVKSLGSYMKCLRLINYYIQRNKFPFQSLKLSGGTLNVKGHLQQIEEEIESYKELIDICTQIGISKDYIFHDKEDLPSLFNAIINIFKNKQYSLLNIHQEKLEKTEIINIELSKYVKLALVYTDGCFLNLYSKEALKITGRYSSITDVASNHGQDNVEPVMLPDNRENYDQKVSIFASRKIKEMVKDTNFDFEIVKFSFANEHHDIEADLTITSSLDYIDFYDKTLDENYLELALDLNQRYLAKYPEDDITKVNIYLIKLKQGHKLSEEEQNDFCDIQERAETNKEQTICFACEVLLKNKTKAKRIFTNLTGEEKEEIMEFPIYRFYQNLD, encoded by the coding sequence ATGGTTACAACAAAGACCAAAAAAAAGATTGCAGCAAAAGATCCAGAAACCGATACAACAATTGTTGAACAACTAGCGTATTATCGAATACTAGCCCCACTAGAAGTGAGATCCCTCTTATCTCATCTTAATTCAAATGAAAAGAAACCTATTGCCCTTGATTTCAAAAAATTGAAAAATGAAGATTTAGAGCCTTTATGTCACACATATATAGAAGAGGTAGACAAACAGCAAAAGCGTTTTATTGAAGTATCCGAAAAAAAAGGATCTACGCCTTACAAAGTAGATTTTGTTGGCATGCAAAAGGAAGATTTTAATTTATTTGAAGGGATGATCCACGTATATGGTATCCCAGACGACGGTATTAGGTTACCAGTGGAGGAAGCTAAGTCAGATGAGTTAAAAATTAAAAAAAACGAAGTGGTTTATATGAACAGTGAATCCACCCTTGTTACTTACCAAATCATTGAAACAGAGAAAGGATTCAAGGTCGTTATAGAAGATACTTTAACGTTGGCTTTTGATAGGAGAAAGAAATCTGGTCTATTCCATCTAGAAAGAGTAAAAAGCCTTGGTTCCTATATGAAATGTTTACGATTAATAAACTATTACATACAGCGCAATAAGTTTCCTTTTCAATCCTTAAAGTTATCTGGTGGAACATTAAATGTAAAGGGACACCTTCAACAAATTGAGGAAGAGATTGAATCTTACAAAGAACTGATAGATATTTGCACTCAAATTGGAATAAGTAAAGATTATATATTCCATGATAAAGAAGATTTACCTTCCCTATTCAATGCTATAATCAATATCTTTAAAAATAAACAATATAGCTTACTAAATATTCATCAAGAAAAACTAGAAAAAACGGAGATAATCAATATTGAACTATCCAAATATGTGAAACTAGCATTAGTGTATACAGATGGATGTTTCCTTAACCTTTATAGTAAAGAAGCATTAAAAATAACAGGGAGATATTCATCTATAACAGATGTAGCTAGTAACCACGGGCAGGATAATGTTGAACCTGTTATGTTACCTGATAATCGGGAAAATTATGACCAAAAAGTAAGCATTTTCGCTTCTCGAAAAATTAAAGAAATGGTGAAAGATACAAACTTTGATTTCGAAATAGTAAAATTCTCTTTTGCCAATGAACATCATGACATAGAAGCTGACTTAACAATTACTAGTTCTTTAGACTATATAGACTTTTATGATAAAACTCTCGATGAAAATTATTTAGAACTTGCTTTAGATCTAAATCAACGATACTTAGCTAAGTATCCAGAAGATGATATTACAAAGGTTAATATTTATCTCATTAAACTCAAGCAAGGCCATAAATTATCAGAAGAGGAACAAAATGATTTTTGTGACATACAAGAAAGAGCAGAGACTAATAAAGAACAAACAATATGTTTTGCATGTGAAGTTTTGTTGAAAAATAAGACAAAAGCGAAGAGAATATTTACTAATCTTACTGGTGAGGAAAAGGAAGAAATCATGGAATTTCCAATCTACCGTTTTTATCAAAATTTGGATTAG
- a CDS encoding helix-turn-helix domain-containing protein, with translation MPKITKKSKLGKYLMGKGYTQTKLVKATNLNRHTVSKIYNDSNYIPSGSTIKKVMNILKKLDSKVKVEDFFNL, from the coding sequence ATGCCTAAAATCACTAAAAAAAGTAAGTTAGGAAAATACCTAATGGGCAAGGGCTATACTCAAACCAAATTAGTTAAAGCGACTAATTTAAATAGACATACAGTTAGTAAAATTTATAATGACTCAAATTATATTCCATCAGGCTCAACCATAAAAAAAGTGATGAATATCTTAAAAAAACTTGACTCAAAGGTGAAAGTAGAGGACTTTTTTAACTTATAA
- a CDS encoding MerR family transcriptional regulator, whose protein sequence is MLRVITAEAAYTTEELADILGLPISTIRKYNFHFAKIGVQFTKKHGRLAYTNDDVTIFHELKKMYAHPEMTLEKAVITVAKKFNLVPDTPPNISTEKQTLSLEPLDVQMKDIQSYIDAKFEERERQLISMAREIRALKKAQQQKKSFYKWLKTFFEK, encoded by the coding sequence ATGTTGAGAGTCATAACCGCAGAAGCAGCATATACCACCGAAGAATTAGCCGATATACTTGGTTTGCCCATTTCAACTATACGAAAATACAACTTCCATTTTGCCAAAATTGGTGTGCAGTTTACTAAAAAACACGGTAGATTAGCTTATACAAATGACGACGTTACCATCTTTCATGAACTAAAAAAAATGTATGCCCATCCCGAAATGACCTTAGAAAAAGCCGTTATAACCGTTGCAAAAAAGTTCAATTTAGTACCAGACACTCCACCAAACATTTCAACTGAAAAACAAACCCTTAGCTTAGAACCACTCGACGTACAAATGAAAGATATACAAAGCTATATCGATGCAAAATTTGAGGAACGCGAACGTCAATTAATCTCAATGGCTCGTGAAATTCGGGCGTTAAAAAAAGCACAACAACAAAAGAAAAGTTTCTATAAGTGGTTAAAAACCTTTTTTGAAAAATGA
- a CDS encoding plasmid stabilization protein gives MPHKITLTGSATGPLREYDRYVAFDIREKGSPSAPKGLKKSTFISYTVFVAKKAFNKTGLTKKSIMHEKILIQGEPTLDIPIDECPGEIGVICFQITVLPNKKDKEGNESNDKKEAKQEASAVQQEVAATKQEEKPVTVSQPIASEQKKEAETVQPKAKETPVQEKKAEPKPKTLPNQPKGTQDIVNFDDIIVPEEFLKTRPNPEKTQKVIDFVKRTGHLDEPVTIEKGSKILKDGYRRYVVAKTVKMDKVPVVYEYQK, from the coding sequence ATGCCACATAAAATTACGTTAACCGGATCAGCCACAGGACCCTTACGAGAATATGATCGCTACGTTGCCTTTGATATACGTGAAAAAGGGTCACCATCTGCGCCTAAAGGATTAAAGAAGAGTACGTTTATTTCGTATACGGTGTTTGTTGCGAAGAAAGCCTTTAATAAAACAGGGCTCACGAAGAAAAGCATCATGCATGAAAAGATTTTAATTCAAGGGGAACCAACGTTAGACATTCCCATTGATGAATGCCCTGGTGAAATAGGCGTGATCTGTTTCCAAATTACCGTTCTCCCGAATAAAAAAGACAAAGAAGGCAATGAATCAAATGATAAAAAAGAGGCCAAACAAGAGGCTTCTGCAGTACAACAAGAGGTTGCTGCTACCAAGCAGGAAGAAAAACCGGTAACTGTTTCTCAACCAATAGCAAGCGAACAGAAAAAAGAAGCAGAAACGGTACAGCCAAAAGCAAAAGAAACACCTGTACAAGAGAAAAAGGCTGAGCCAAAACCGAAAACACTACCGAATCAACCAAAAGGGACACAGGATATCGTAAACTTTGATGACATTATCGTACCTGAAGAGTTCTTAAAAACACGACCTAACCCTGAAAAAACACAAAAAGTCATTGATTTCGTGAAGCGTACAGGACACTTAGATGAGCCAGTGACGATTGAAAAAGGATCAAAGATCTTAAAAGATGGCTATCGTCGTTATGTGGTAGCCAAGACCGTCAAAATGGATAAAGTTCCGGTTGTCTATGAATATCAAAAGTAA
- a CDS encoding replication protein → MTKILTCYLKDVDTFNGRFKWLWTNKSTLRKKKEEFLESLRTHFKQQQSAIHKEFPKKRMEMLDHVIYNLVATGIQAIRSETLMKKFNVSKSTVSRFVRSLKATPFILVARYIKEDTTGTHPDSYVFILKSHKNFQNICDEIFFAHDTTGVQTLQQEEMTTPVTHPVTYPESAENVDATTLKANKSPDAFINLDLPVNHINNHLMSVSQSFTYIKGVPKKVNQVYAGKYGHQLQDFYARIQNAAKAVKRDTEIEIKKEQVHETAYTSIMGLDKYVHEANQQGNPLSLGDMCRLIYQIAKNQFYELENPKGQDYQSVYAKQQEVIHNESETTTLAKPKHIIRKELVPDWLKAEEDQKESAQETEVTLEQKLEMIELKQDLGQELTLEEENLLQEHSSTYSLFEIAQLKQDLGQALTPEEQECLRQHNQLKDTAS, encoded by the coding sequence ATGACAAAAATCTTGACCTGCTATTTAAAAGATGTAGATACCTTCAATGGACGGTTCAAATGGTTATGGACCAATAAGTCCACACTTCGGAAAAAGAAAGAAGAGTTTTTAGAAAGTCTTCGTACTCACTTTAAACAACAACAATCAGCCATACATAAAGAATTTCCTAAAAAGAGAATGGAAATGCTCGATCATGTCATCTATAACCTAGTGGCTACGGGCATTCAAGCGATCCGTTCTGAAACGCTTATGAAGAAATTTAATGTTTCCAAAAGTACGGTTTCTCGTTTTGTACGCTCGTTAAAAGCGACACCCTTTATACTTGTGGCACGATACATTAAAGAGGATACAACAGGTACTCATCCTGATAGTTATGTATTTATCCTTAAAAGCCATAAAAACTTTCAGAACATTTGCGACGAAATCTTTTTTGCCCATGATACAACAGGTGTACAAACGCTTCAGCAAGAAGAAATGACCACTCCTGTGACACATCCTGTGACGTATCCAGAAAGTGCTGAAAACGTTGATGCAACAACCTTAAAGGCCAATAAATCACCTGATGCCTTTATTAACCTTGATTTACCTGTAAATCATATAAATAATCATTTAATGTCTGTTTCACAGTCCTTCACTTATATCAAAGGTGTGCCTAAGAAAGTCAATCAAGTCTATGCAGGTAAATATGGGCATCAACTACAAGACTTTTATGCTCGTATTCAAAATGCTGCAAAAGCCGTAAAACGAGATACAGAGATTGAGATTAAAAAAGAGCAAGTACACGAAACTGCGTATACATCCATTATGGGATTAGATAAATATGTGCATGAAGCCAATCAACAAGGGAACCCTTTATCCCTAGGGGATATGTGTCGATTAATCTATCAAATTGCGAAAAATCAATTCTATGAATTGGAAAACCCTAAAGGGCAGGATTATCAATCAGTATACGCAAAACAACAAGAAGTTATACATAACGAAAGCGAAACAACAACATTGGCCAAACCGAAACATATTATCCGTAAAGAATTGGTTCCTGATTGGTTAAAAGCTGAAGAGGATCAAAAAGAGAGTGCGCAAGAAACAGAAGTTACGTTGGAGCAGAAGCTTGAAATGATTGAGTTGAAGCAAGATTTAGGACAAGAACTCACGCTAGAAGAAGAGAACTTGCTGCAGGAGCACAGCTCTACGTACAGTTTGTTCGAAATAGCCCAATTGAAACAAGACCTAGGACAAGCTTTAACGCCAGAGGAACAAGAATGTTTGCGTCAACATAACCAGTTAAAAGACACAGCTTCCTAA
- a CDS encoding helix-turn-helix domain-containing protein gives MFKRRGFVMDYEKVYSLTAIADKLGRSRSSVYDWLHTYKEFVEPHTVGKGRTKKYKESIFPVLSLIEDLKAEGHPNDYIRALLASEGHDIVVEGETNENAPVLTQLTEAYKTILTKVETLESQNEDLARQNEKMANAMQAMAEVIRQTAATNEEKEAEREKRQLERDQMLIDTMRQLHADKQQEPKGFFSKIFGK, from the coding sequence ATTTTTAAAAGGAGGGGTTTTGTAATGGATTACGAAAAAGTGTATTCCTTAACGGCAATAGCAGATAAACTAGGGCGTTCAAGGTCTAGCGTTTATGATTGGCTCCATACATATAAGGAATTTGTAGAACCGCACACCGTCGGAAAAGGTCGGACAAAGAAATACAAAGAATCTATTTTTCCTGTGTTGTCACTTATAGAAGACTTGAAAGCCGAAGGGCATCCTAATGACTATATTCGTGCTTTGCTTGCTTCGGAAGGTCATGATATTGTTGTTGAAGGGGAAACAAATGAGAATGCTCCAGTTTTGACGCAATTAACTGAAGCTTACAAAACTATCTTAACGAAAGTTGAAACGCTAGAATCACAAAATGAAGATTTAGCACGTCAAAATGAAAAAATGGCAAATGCTATGCAAGCAATGGCCGAAGTAATACGACAAACGGCGGCAACTAATGAAGAAAAAGAAGCAGAGCGTGAAAAACGACAACTTGAACGTGATCAAATGTTAATAGATACTATGCGGCAACTTCATGCTGACAAACAACAGGAACCGAAAGGCTTCTTCTCAAAAATATTTGGTAAATAA